In Anaerostipes hadrus ATCC 29173 = JCM 17467, a single genomic region encodes these proteins:
- a CDS encoding carboxymuconolactone decarboxylase family protein: MGKIIQTAGRNALGEFAPEFAHFNDDVLFGENWNNQDIDVKTRSIITVVALMASGITDSSLKYHLQNAKNHGVTQKEIAAVITHVAFYAGWPKAWADFNLAKEVWEAGEGDLPYKEDAMRAHAKEMVFPIGAPNDGFAQYFSGRSFLAPISTSQVGIFNVTFEPGCRNNWHIHHAKSGGGQILVCVAGRGYYQEEGNEAIEMKPGDCINIPTGVKHWHGAAPDEWFSHLAIEVPSENGSNEWLEPVSDEEYGKLQ; the protein is encoded by the coding sequence ATGGGAAAAATAATACAGACAGCAGGAAGAAATGCACTTGGTGAATTTGCACCAGAGTTTGCACATTTTAACGATGATGTGCTTTTTGGCGAAAACTGGAATAATCAGGATATCGATGTAAAGACAAGAAGTATCATCACAGTGGTTGCTCTGATGGCTTCCGGAATTACGGATTCTTCTTTAAAATATCATCTTCAAAATGCAAAAAATCATGGTGTAACACAAAAAGAGATTGCTGCAGTGATCACACATGTCGCATTCTATGCAGGTTGGCCAAAAGCATGGGCTGATTTCAATCTTGCAAAGGAAGTGTGGGAGGCAGGCGAAGGAGATTTACCATACAAAGAGGATGCAATGCGTGCGCATGCAAAAGAGATGGTATTTCCAATCGGCGCACCAAATGATGGGTTTGCACAGTATTTTTCTGGCAGAAGTTTTCTTGCACCGATCTCCACTTCTCAGGTTGGAATTTTCAATGTGACATTCGAACCTGGATGCAGAAATAACTGGCATATTCATCATGCGAAAAGTGGCGGGGGACAAATTCTGGTATGCGTTGCCGGAAGAGGATATTATCAGGAGGAAGGCAACGAAGCTATAGAAATGAAGCCAGGTGACTGCATTAATATTCCTACAGGTGTTAAACACTGGCATGGTGCTGCACCGGATGAATGGTTTTCTCATCTGGCAATAGAGGTTCCAAGCGAAAATGGTTCTAATGAATGGCTTGAACCGGTAAGTGATGAAGAATATGGGAAATTACAATAG
- a CDS encoding flavodoxin, with protein sequence MSKKLVAFFSASGTTKKVAEMIAEEVKADLFEIEPKVPYTKADLDWMNKKSRSSVEMSDKKYRPAIMKKEMDMSSYDEILLGFPIWWYVAPTIINTFLETYNFSGKKIVLFATSGGSGFGNTVKELQSSASDAVITEGRLLNHGTKQEISAWINSL encoded by the coding sequence ATGAGTAAAAAATTAGTGGCATTTTTCAGTGCAAGCGGAACAACGAAAAAAGTAGCAGAAATGATTGCAGAGGAAGTAAAGGCGGATTTATTTGAGATTGAGCCGAAAGTTCCATATACAAAGGCTGATCTTGACTGGATGAATAAAAAATCCCGAAGCAGTGTGGAAATGAGTGATAAGAAATACAGACCGGCGATTATGAAAAAAGAGATGGATATGAGTTCTTATGACGAGATCCTTCTGGGATTCCCAATCTGGTGGTATGTGGCTCCGACAATCATCAATACATTTTTAGAAACTTACAATTTCAGTGGTAAAAAGATTGTGCTTTTTGCAACATCCGGAGGAAGTGGATTTGGGAACACTGTAAAAGAATTGCAGTCATCTGCATCAGACGCAGTTATTACAGAAGGCAGACTGTTAAATCATGGAACAAAACAGGAAATCAGTGCTTGGATAAACTCTTTATAA
- a CDS encoding LysR family transcriptional regulator gives MELRLLRYFLTVAKEQSFTKAAEQLHITQPTLSRQMAAFEEDLGITLFIRSGKKISLTDEGILLKRRALEILNLEERTLEELKGKEEVVESTITIGCGEFAAVETLAKICKTYKEKYPLVQIVLHTATADVVYEMMNKGLVDIALFMEPVDTEGLDYIRITDCDHWCVGMRPDDPLAEKEFIKKEDLIGKPLILPERMNVQSELANWFGKDFSKLQIAFTSNLGTNAGVMVANGLGYPISIEGAAKYWREDILVQRRISPEITTSTVIAWRRNIPYSLAVRKMIEEINAFQA, from the coding sequence ATGGAATTAAGATTATTACGCTATTTTTTAACAGTAGCAAAAGAACAGAGCTTTACAAAAGCAGCAGAACAATTGCATATTACCCAGCCAACGCTTTCCAGACAAATGGCGGCATTTGAAGAGGACCTGGGAATAACATTATTTATTCGAAGTGGGAAGAAAATTTCGCTTACTGATGAGGGGATTCTATTAAAAAGGCGTGCCTTGGAGATTCTTAATCTTGAGGAAAGGACGCTTGAGGAACTGAAAGGAAAAGAAGAGGTTGTAGAGAGTACGATAACCATTGGATGCGGTGAATTTGCAGCAGTGGAGACATTGGCGAAGATATGTAAAACATATAAAGAAAAATATCCGCTGGTTCAGATTGTATTGCATACTGCAACAGCAGATGTAGTGTATGAGATGATGAACAAAGGGCTTGTAGATATTGCATTATTCATGGAGCCGGTGGACACCGAAGGGCTGGATTATATCCGGATCACAGATTGCGATCACTGGTGTGTCGGAATGCGGCCGGATGATCCGCTGGCAGAAAAAGAGTTTATAAAAAAAGAAGATCTTATTGGAAAGCCCTTGATCCTGCCGGAAAGAATGAACGTTCAAAGTGAACTTGCCAACTGGTTTGGGAAAGACTTTTCAAAATTACAGATTGCTTTTACGAGTAATCTTGGAACGAATGCCGGAGTTATGGTGGCAAATGGACTGGGGTATCCAATTTCAATTGAGGGTGCTGCAAAGTATTGGCGAGAGGATATTCTTGTACAGCGAAGAATTTCTCCTGAAATCACGACCAGTACGGTGATTGCTTGGCGACGGAATATTCCATATTCTTTGGCAGTCCGTAAAATGATCGAGGAGATTAATGCTTTTCAGGCATAA
- a CDS encoding response regulator, which yields MSDKDKASIPIIAMTANAFEEDKRDAIAAGMNGHIAKPIQVDKLLSILSEVIRKQSLYRLKNGTMGKTDDVFADNVIY from the coding sequence TTGTCAGATAAGGATAAAGCGAGTATACCGATTATTGCAATGACAGCAAATGCATTTGAAGAAGATAAGAGAGATGCTATTGCAGCCGGAATGAATGGACATATAGCAAAGCCAATCCAGGTTGATAAACTGTTGTCGATATTATCAGAAGTAATAAGGAAACAGTCGTTATATCGGCTAAAAAATGGTACTATGGGTAAAACTGATGATGTTTTTGCCGATAATGTGATATATTAG
- a CDS encoding TetR/AcrR family transcriptional regulator, with the protein MESKEKNTKEKILEEALKLFAQSGYMGTSMNDIASKLGVTKAALYKHYKSKQEILDSIIEKMKELDIERAKQYEMPEGDLEKVTAEYKEMAFDKIKQFTKVQFLHWTEEEFSSCFRKMLTLEQYREPQMAQLYQNYLASGPLTYMEALFSGMLGDAGKARQTALDFYGPIFLLYSIYDGAEDKSHVIKLLEEHMDHFLQEMQIS; encoded by the coding sequence ATGGAAAGTAAAGAAAAGAACACAAAGGAAAAAATATTGGAAGAAGCCCTGAAGTTATTTGCACAGAGTGGATATATGGGAACATCCATGAATGATATTGCTTCAAAACTTGGAGTGACCAAGGCTGCATTGTATAAGCATTATAAAAGCAAGCAGGAGATATTAGACAGTATTATTGAAAAAATGAAGGAATTGGATATTGAGAGAGCAAAGCAGTATGAAATGCCGGAGGGTGATCTGGAAAAGGTTACAGCCGAGTATAAAGAAATGGCATTTGATAAGATCAAGCAGTTCACAAAGGTGCAGTTTCTTCATTGGACAGAGGAAGAGTTTTCAAGCTGTTTTCGTAAGATGTTGACATTGGAACAGTACAGGGAACCACAGATGGCACAGCTATATCAGAATTATCTTGCAAGCGGACCATTAACATATATGGAAGCTTTGTTTTCAGGAATGCTAGGCGACGCAGGAAAAGCCAGACAGACAGCACTTGATTTTTATGGACCTATTTTTTTGCTTTACAGCATATATGATGGAGCAGAAGACAAGAGCCATGTGATAAAACTACTGGAAGAGCATATGGATCATTTCTTACAGGAAATGCAGATAAGTTGA
- a CDS encoding ABC transporter permease, whose translation MRTVLALMNRNRKLFFKDKGMLFTSMITPVILIVLYATFLAKVFRDSFTAAIPDVITISDKLINGTVAAQLTASLMAVSCITVTFCVNLTMVQDKANGTRKDFDVSPISSGKIYLGYFLSTVANSLMVNGLAFVLCLGYLLKMGWYMNAADVLWGLFDMILLVLFGSTLSSIVSFPLTTQGQLSAVGTIVSAGYGFICGAYMPISNFGSGLQKALSYLPSTYATSLIKNHMLHGVFREMERKHYSGEMVDVIKRTLDCNPVFHGNVVSVNQMIGIMLGSIAVFGIIYYIVTVSSDR comes from the coding sequence ATGAGAACAGTATTGGCGTTAATGAACAGGAATAGGAAACTGTTTTTTAAAGATAAAGGGATGTTGTTTACATCAATGATCACACCCGTCATTCTGATTGTTCTGTATGCTACGTTTCTTGCAAAGGTTTTCAGAGATTCTTTTACAGCAGCGATTCCGGATGTGATCACAATTTCGGATAAGCTCATTAATGGAACAGTAGCAGCACAGCTGACAGCATCACTTATGGCAGTAAGTTGTATTACTGTAACATTTTGTGTGAATCTGACTATGGTGCAGGACAAGGCAAATGGAACAAGGAAGGACTTTGATGTTTCACCTATCAGCAGTGGAAAAATTTATTTGGGATATTTTCTGTCAACAGTTGCTAATTCTTTGATGGTCAATGGACTTGCGTTTGTATTATGCCTGGGATATTTACTTAAAATGGGATGGTATATGAATGCAGCAGATGTATTATGGGGTCTATTTGATATGATATTGCTCGTTCTGTTTGGAAGTACGCTTTCAAGTATCGTTAGCTTTCCATTAACAACACAGGGACAGCTTTCAGCTGTAGGTACAATTGTCAGCGCAGGATATGGTTTTATATGTGGTGCTTATATGCCGATTTCAAATTTTGGTTCAGGTCTTCAGAAGGCACTGTCTTATCTTCCGAGTACATATGCCACTTCATTGATTAAGAATCATATGCTTCACGGAGTATTCAGGGAGATGGAGAGAAAACATTATTCTGGTGAAATGGTTGATGTAATAAAAAGAACTCTTGATTGCAATCCGGTATTTCATGGAAATGTGGTAAGTGTAAATCAGATGATTGGTATTATGCTGGGAAGTATAGCTGTATTTGGAATTATTTATTATATTGTTACAGTGTCATCGGACAGGTAA
- a CDS encoding ABC transporter ATP-binding protein: MESDIIKISHLNKSFGDVKAVNDLSFRVKKGELFAFLGVNGAGKSTTISILCGLLKKDSGTVQVNGIETDKAGAQTKRMLGVVFQDSVLDKPLTVKENLMSRAALYGITGNAFDKRLQELVEILDFDEFLNRPVGKLSGGQRRRIDIARALLHRPEILILDEPTTGLDPQTRQLIWNVIEKLQKTENMTVFLTTHYMEEAANAGYVVILDKGSVAAEGTPFELKNDYVQDIVSVYGVSEDEIKSLNREYKKIRDGYQIKVRNTKEATKLIVEHQDLFMDYEVVKGGMDDVFLAVTGKKLGGEH; the protein is encoded by the coding sequence ATGGAATCAGATATAATTAAAATCAGCCATCTGAATAAAAGCTTTGGCGATGTAAAAGCGGTAAATGATTTGAGCTTTCGTGTGAAAAAAGGAGAATTGTTTGCTTTTCTTGGAGTAAACGGTGCAGGGAAAAGTACAACCATTTCTATTCTTTGTGGACTGCTGAAAAAAGACAGTGGAACGGTTCAGGTAAACGGAATAGAAACTGACAAAGCCGGCGCACAGACAAAAAGGATGCTTGGTGTTGTATTTCAGGATAGCGTACTTGATAAACCACTTACGGTGAAAGAGAACCTAATGAGCAGAGCTGCTTTGTACGGAATTACAGGAAATGCCTTTGATAAGAGATTACAGGAGCTGGTCGAGATTCTGGATTTTGACGAGTTTTTAAACAGACCTGTAGGTAAGCTGTCGGGAGGTCAGAGAAGAAGAATTGATATTGCCCGTGCATTATTGCACAGACCGGAAATTTTGATTCTTGACGAGCCTACCACAGGGCTTGATCCACAGACAAGACAGTTAATCTGGAATGTTATCGAGAAGCTTCAGAAAACAGAAAATATGACAGTATTTTTGACTACACATTATATGGAAGAGGCTGCCAATGCTGGTTATGTTGTAATTCTTGACAAAGGAAGTGTTGCAGCAGAAGGTACACCGTTTGAACTTAAGAATGATTATGTACAGGATATAGTGTCTGTTTATGGTGTTTCCGAAGATGAAATAAAGTCATTGAACAGAGAATATAAAAAAATACGTGACGGATATCAGATAAAAGTAAGAAATACGAAGGAAGCTACGAAGCTTATTGTAGAGCATCAGGACCTATTCATGGATTATGAAGTAGTAAAAGGCGGTATGGATGATGTATTTCTTGCAGTCACAGGGAAGAAGCTTGGAGGTGAGCATTAA
- a CDS encoding TetR/AcrR family transcriptional regulator, whose translation MGNRKEEILIVALHLFARDGYEAVSVSQIAGELDMTKGALYRHYKSKRDIFDCIVQRMEQQDGEQATEYDMP comes from the coding sequence ATGGGTAATAGGAAAGAAGAAATATTAATTGTGGCACTGCATCTGTTCGCCAGAGATGGCTACGAGGCTGTCTCTGTTAGCCAGATAGCAGGAGAACTTGATATGACAAAAGGGGCATTGTACCGTCACTACAAAAGTAAAAGAGATATTTTTGACTGTATTGTGCAGCGTATGGAGCAACAGGATGGCGAACAGGCAACAGAATATGATATGCCATAA
- a CDS encoding 5' nucleotidase, NT5C type: MKIYIDFDDVICETAKYFTKIAKELFNIDVPYREVQFFNLQKSFDLSGEQYDELMKAGHIPENLLDYEETPGASEVINKWVDEGHEVFVVTGRPFDSYEPSRRWLDEHHLNRLPIYFVDKYGREMFKQDHTYNLTLEELYCMHFDFAIEDSPAAFEHVQHFKDCKVAVYDRPWNKQVEFPDESFVRCLDWKEIDRLWQQQVAFQTADLSI, encoded by the coding sequence ATGAAAATATATATAGACTTTGATGACGTTATCTGTGAAACAGCGAAGTATTTTACCAAAATTGCAAAAGAATTATTTAATATTGATGTGCCATATAGGGAAGTACAGTTCTTTAATCTTCAGAAATCATTTGATCTAAGTGGAGAACAGTATGATGAATTGATGAAGGCAGGGCATATTCCAGAAAATTTACTAGATTATGAAGAAACACCGGGAGCTTCAGAAGTGATCAACAAGTGGGTTGATGAAGGACATGAGGTTTTTGTTGTCACAGGCAGACCATTTGATTCTTATGAACCATCTAGAAGATGGTTGGATGAACATCACTTAAATAGGCTTCCTATTTATTTTGTTGATAAATATGGACGAGAAATGTTCAAACAGGATCATACCTATAATCTGACATTAGAAGAACTTTATTGCATGCATTTTGATTTTGCAATCGAAGATTCACCAGCTGCGTTTGAGCATGTGCAGCATTTTAAAGATTGTAAAGTAGCTGTATATGATCGTCCGTGGAACAAGCAGGTGGAATTTCCAGATGAAAGCTTTGTGAGATGCCTGGATTGGAAGGAAATAGATAGATTATGGCAACAGCAGGTTGCTTTTCAGACGGCAGATTTATCGATATGA
- a CDS encoding MATE family efflux transporter produces the protein MEGNLTKGPILKTLTKLAVPIMASSFLGTLYNITDMAWIGLLGSKAVAGVGVGGMFTWFSQGLASMSRMGGQVQVAQCIGRGDKEEAHKYAQTAVQLATLMGLLFAAVMLLFLHPLVGFFQLQDPEALQAALSYTKIACGLIVFSFLTLTLTGIYTAQGDSKTPFIANFIGLVTNMILDPLLILGLGPVNKFGVNGAAIATVSAQAIVMTILILGIIRQKKQNVLKGIKLFTKIPFKYLSGICKIGIPTAIQGMVYCGISMVLTRMVSGFGAEAVAVQRVGGQIESVSWNTADGFGTALNAFIGQNYGAGKMDRVRKGYKASLCSVGIWGIFITIMFVFQPKAIAEIFFHEPKAIMIAIGYLTIIGVSEAFMAVELMTVGALSGLGKTHLCSVISILFTSARIPLAIILGGALLGLEGIWWAFSVTSIVKGIIFVCTFCWITRDKGTAKMTKLNKE, from the coding sequence TTGGAAGGAAATTTAACAAAAGGACCAATTTTAAAAACACTAACGAAACTTGCGGTGCCGATCATGGCATCGTCATTTTTAGGAACATTATACAACATTACAGACATGGCATGGATTGGACTTCTTGGATCAAAAGCAGTTGCCGGAGTTGGTGTCGGAGGCATGTTTACGTGGTTTTCACAAGGATTAGCTTCGATGTCGAGAATGGGAGGACAGGTACAGGTAGCACAATGCATTGGACGAGGAGACAAAGAAGAAGCCCATAAGTATGCACAGACAGCAGTTCAGCTGGCAACGCTTATGGGACTTTTATTTGCAGCAGTGATGTTACTGTTTTTGCATCCGCTGGTAGGATTCTTTCAGCTACAAGATCCAGAGGCATTGCAGGCAGCATTATCTTACACAAAAATAGCCTGTGGATTGATCGTGTTTTCATTTTTGACACTCACTTTAACTGGAATCTATACAGCACAAGGAGATTCAAAGACGCCATTTATAGCCAATTTTATAGGACTTGTAACGAATATGATCTTGGATCCATTACTGATCCTGGGGCTTGGACCAGTAAACAAGTTTGGGGTAAATGGAGCTGCGATTGCAACAGTAAGTGCACAGGCAATTGTTATGACTATTTTGATCCTTGGAATTATCCGACAGAAAAAACAAAATGTATTAAAAGGAATCAAGTTATTTACAAAAATTCCATTTAAATATCTAAGTGGAATCTGCAAGATTGGTATTCCGACAGCGATTCAGGGAATGGTTTACTGTGGAATTTCCATGGTATTAACTCGTATGGTTTCAGGGTTTGGAGCAGAAGCAGTTGCAGTCCAGAGAGTCGGAGGGCAGATTGAATCTGTTTCATGGAATACAGCCGATGGATTTGGGACAGCTCTAAATGCATTTATCGGGCAAAATTATGGAGCAGGAAAGATGGATCGTGTCAGAAAAGGATACAAAGCCTCTTTGTGCAGCGTTGGAATATGGGGAATCTTTATTACGATCATGTTTGTTTTTCAACCAAAGGCAATCGCAGAGATTTTCTTCCATGAACCAAAGGCAATTATGATCGCGATCGGATATTTGACGATCATTGGGGTGAGTGAAGCGTTTATGGCTGTAGAACTGATGACAGTAGGGGCATTATCAGGATTAGGAAAAACACATTTATGCAGTGTGATCAGCATTTTATTTACCAGTGCAAGAATTCCGCTTGCGATCATTTTGGGTGGAGCATTGCTTGGACTGGAAGGTATATGGTGGGCATTTTCTGTGACATCAATTGTAAAAGGAATTATCTTTGTATGTACATTTTGCTGGATCACGAGAGACAAAGGTACGGCAAAAATGACGAAACTCAATAAGGAATAA
- a CDS encoding L-lactate dehydrogenase, with the protein MSKGINSRKVAVIGTGFVGSSSAFALMESGLFTEMMLIDADKNRAEGEALDIAHGLPFARPMKITAGDYDDIVDAAIIVVTAGAGQKPGETRLDLVKKNVAIFQSIIPEIAQRKCEGILLIVANPVDILTQVAVKLSGFPENRVFGSGTTLDSARLKYLLGEHLQVDARSVHAWIIGEHGDSEIVAWSSANVSGVPISEFCEMRGYTEHDEHMEEIAQGVKNSAYKIIEKKKATYYGVAMAVRRICEAIIRDEKSVLPVSSIQHDTYGIEGVTLSMPAIVGKNGIEKQLAIKLNEKEQEALKKSAEALKEVLEDLDI; encoded by the coding sequence ATGAGTAAAGGAATAAACAGCAGAAAAGTAGCAGTGATCGGAACAGGATTTGTAGGTTCATCTTCTGCATTTGCATTAATGGAAAGTGGATTATTTACTGAAATGATGTTGATCGATGCTGATAAGAATCGTGCAGAAGGAGAGGCATTAGATATTGCCCATGGACTCCCATTTGCCAGACCAATGAAGATCACAGCAGGCGATTATGATGATATCGTGGATGCAGCGATCATTGTTGTGACAGCGGGTGCAGGACAGAAACCAGGAGAGACAAGACTTGATCTTGTCAAGAAAAATGTAGCAATCTTTCAATCGATCATTCCAGAGATCGCACAGAGAAAATGTGAAGGGATTCTTTTGATTGTAGCCAATCCAGTAGATATTTTGACACAAGTTGCAGTAAAACTATCAGGATTTCCTGAAAACAGAGTCTTTGGTTCTGGTACAACCCTAGATTCTGCCAGATTAAAATATCTTCTTGGAGAACATTTACAGGTAGATGCAAGATCTGTTCATGCATGGATCATCGGGGAACATGGAGATTCTGAAATCGTAGCATGGTCAAGTGCCAATGTATCAGGCGTACCAATTTCAGAATTTTGCGAGATGAGAGGTTACACAGAACACGACGAGCATATGGAGGAGATTGCACAGGGAGTCAAAAACAGTGCATATAAGATCATTGAAAAGAAAAAAGCAACATATTATGGAGTTGCAATGGCTGTCAGAAGAATCTGCGAAGCAATCATCCGAGATGAAAAATCTGTATTACCAGTATCTTCTATCCAACATGATACCTATGGAATTGAAGGTGTTACATTAAGTATGCCAGCGATCGTAGGAAAAAATGGTATTGAGAAACAACTGGCGATTAAGCTGAATGAAAAAGAACAGGAAGCATTGAAGAAATCAGCAGAAGCCTTGAAAGAAGTGTTAGAAGATCTGGATATTTAA